One window of the Marinilactibacillus sp. Marseille-P9653 genome contains the following:
- a CDS encoding NCS2 family permease, translated as MLEKYFQLKENNTNVGREIAAGVTTFFAMSYIVFVNPQILSLTGMPSQAVFLATIISSAIGTLIMGLYAKVPYAQAPGMGLNAFFTYTVVFALEFSWQEALAMVFICGIVNIIITMTSIRKMIIHAIPESLQHAIGGGIGVFIAYIGLKNADFLEFTSEAPNIISANNEAFDAAKETYQGGLNTVVTGGGIIPDLTAFATPHVLLGLIGLVLTIILLIANVKGAILIGIIGTTLIGIPMGVTDLSGLTNPSNSIGSAFSDLGITFGAAFGSEGFGSLLADPSRYALVFITVFAFTLTDIFDTIGTFIGTGRKTGIFTLDDEKAMDEGKGINTKLEKALFADAIATTAGSIFGTSNVTTFVESTAGIGAGGRTGLTSVATGIMFLLAAVFSPVIAIVPGAATAPALIVVGIMMMSAFGEINWNDLEEAVPAFFASIFMGFAYSISYGIAAGFVFYIITKVVKGKAKVIHPVIWVTAALFIINFIVMANI; from the coding sequence GTGTTAGAAAAATATTTTCAACTGAAAGAAAATAATACAAATGTAGGACGTGAAATCGCAGCAGGGGTTACGACTTTCTTCGCGATGTCTTATATCGTTTTTGTAAATCCACAAATCTTATCTTTAACAGGAATGCCATCTCAAGCTGTCTTTCTTGCAACAATCATCTCCTCAGCAATTGGGACATTGATCATGGGGCTTTATGCTAAAGTGCCTTATGCACAGGCACCAGGTATGGGACTGAATGCCTTCTTTACTTATACAGTCGTATTCGCACTAGAGTTCTCATGGCAAGAAGCATTAGCGATGGTCTTTATCTGTGGGATCGTGAATATTATTATCACGATGACAAGTATCCGTAAAATGATTATCCATGCCATTCCAGAAAGCCTTCAACATGCAATTGGTGGTGGAATCGGTGTATTTATTGCGTACATCGGATTAAAGAATGCAGATTTTTTAGAATTCACTTCAGAAGCCCCAAATATCATCTCTGCTAATAATGAAGCTTTTGATGCTGCAAAGGAGACGTATCAAGGTGGATTAAATACAGTTGTAACAGGTGGTGGAATTATTCCTGATCTTACAGCTTTCGCGACACCCCATGTACTACTGGGGTTAATTGGATTAGTCTTGACGATTATCCTGTTGATTGCCAATGTTAAAGGCGCGATCTTAATCGGAATTATCGGAACAACGTTGATTGGTATACCAATGGGCGTAACGGATCTGTCGGGTTTGACAAATCCTTCAAACTCAATAGGGTCAGCTTTTTCTGATCTTGGAATCACATTTGGAGCGGCATTTGGTTCAGAAGGTTTTGGCTCTCTTTTAGCTGATCCATCTCGCTATGCACTCGTATTTATTACCGTATTTGCATTTACACTCACTGATATTTTTGACACGATCGGAACGTTTATTGGTACGGGTCGTAAAACAGGTATTTTCACTTTAGATGATGAAAAAGCAATGGACGAAGGTAAAGGCATCAATACGAAACTGGAAAAAGCGTTGTTCGCAGATGCTATTGCAACAACTGCTGGTTCAATTTTTGGTACTTCAAATGTAACGACATTCGTAGAAAGTACAGCAGGAATCGGAGCTGGAGGTCGTACGGGTCTGACAAGTGTAGCTACAGGGATTATGTTTTTGTTAGCTGCAGTATTTTCTCCAGTCATTGCAATCGTACCTGGAGCAGCAACTGCACCTGCGTTGATTGTAGTAGGAATCATGATGATGTCAGCATTTGGAGAAATTAACTGGAATGATTTAGAAGAAGCAGTACCCGCATTCTTCGCATCGATCTTTATGGGATTTGCCTACAGTATTTCTTACGGAATCGCAGCAGGATTTGTTTTCTATATCATTACTAAAGTCGTCAAAGGAAAAGCAAAAGTCATTCATCCAGTTATCTGGGTCACAGCAGCTTTATTTATTATTAACTTTATTGTAATGGCAAATATTTAA
- a CDS encoding ABC transporter permease, whose amino-acid sequence MFFKENLKMALDSIFANKMRSFLTMLGIIIGIASVIAILAVGNGAASEITGTFSDLGATTIQLSASDSEQSGEALSNEDLSVLKESIEDIRYISPNEQTQGTISSDDETRQAVVSYGTPDLQYLSQTMSSDLVDGRYFNQNDYDESADVVVIDEDAAEALFGRTNVVGETLRVTTAQVPLNLRIVGIVEGRFGDIQGAFDTSELPLFIAMPNSTIGNAIPQFAGISSAIIEVGATEQIEPVSNQIVRLLELRNNAVGENKYNATNFLQALDQVDNVLGLFINFIAAVAAIALLVGGIGVMNIMLVSVTERTREIGTRKALGATTNTILTQFLMESIILSLIGGLIGLTLGILLSNIIAGFLDIIPNITFGSVVLVLVFSTAVGVFFGIYPARKAAKLDPIEALRYE is encoded by the coding sequence ATGTTCTTTAAAGAAAATCTAAAAATGGCACTGGATAGTATTTTTGCGAATAAAATGCGTTCTTTTCTGACCATGCTTGGAATTATTATCGGAATAGCCTCTGTTATTGCCATACTCGCAGTAGGAAATGGCGCCGCTAGTGAAATCACCGGTACATTTAGTGATTTGGGTGCGACAACGATCCAACTAAGTGCAAGTGATTCGGAGCAAAGTGGCGAAGCTCTATCCAACGAGGATTTATCGGTACTGAAAGAGTCTATAGAAGATATTCGCTATATTTCTCCAAACGAACAGACTCAAGGAACCATATCCTCTGATGATGAAACCCGACAAGCAGTTGTTTCATATGGTACGCCCGATCTTCAATACCTTAGTCAGACAATGAGTTCTGATCTGGTTGATGGTCGTTACTTTAACCAAAATGATTATGATGAATCCGCTGACGTTGTTGTGATTGATGAAGATGCGGCAGAAGCTCTATTCGGACGTACAAATGTCGTCGGAGAAACTTTGCGCGTAACGACAGCCCAGGTTCCACTTAATTTAAGAATCGTCGGGATTGTAGAAGGAAGATTTGGAGATATACAGGGTGCATTCGATACAAGTGAACTGCCATTGTTTATTGCGATGCCAAACTCTACAATTGGAAACGCCATTCCGCAGTTTGCTGGTATTAGTTCTGCTATTATCGAAGTTGGTGCGACTGAACAAATTGAGCCTGTTTCTAACCAGATCGTTCGCTTGCTTGAACTAAGAAACAATGCCGTAGGAGAAAATAAATATAACGCGACAAATTTCTTACAAGCACTAGATCAAGTGGATAATGTGCTTGGGCTATTCATCAACTTTATCGCGGCTGTTGCCGCAATCGCCTTACTAGTAGGTGGTATCGGAGTCATGAATATCATGCTTGTATCTGTTACTGAAAGAACGCGAGAAATCGGTACTCGAAAAGCACTCGGGGCAACAACCAATACGATTCTGACTCAATTTTTGATGGAGTCGATTATTTTGAGTTTGATTGGTGGATTAATTGGATTGACCTTAGGTATCTTGTTATCTAATATCATTGCCGGGTTCCTTGATATCATTCCAAATATTACATTTGGAAGTGTCGTGCTCGTGCTCGTATTTTCTACAGCTGTTGGGGTTTTCTTTGGTATTTACCCTGCAAGAAAAGCTGCAAAACTAGATCCAATCGAAGCTTTACGTTACGAATAA
- a CDS encoding ABC transporter ATP-binding protein, giving the protein MIEIKDIEKIYRMGGETLKALDKVSLSIQEGEFTSIMGPSGSGKSTLMNILGLLDQFDSGTYLLNGTDVSGISDNERAHIRNKEIGFVFQSFNLMTRMSVLENVMLPLVYAKVPRKERSERAIEALEKVGLGNRINHLTNEISGGQKQRVAIARAIVNNPSVLMADEPTGNLDSKTTEDIMRIFQDLNDEGTTIVMVTHEPEMAEYTKRTIHFRDGVLQKNEYLTPKRLKQTEVDEHVL; this is encoded by the coding sequence GTGATCGAGATCAAAGATATCGAAAAGATTTACCGAATGGGCGGGGAAACTTTAAAAGCATTAGATAAAGTTTCTTTATCTATTCAAGAAGGAGAATTCACCTCTATAATGGGTCCTAGTGGCTCGGGAAAATCTACCTTAATGAATATACTTGGATTATTAGATCAATTTGATAGTGGCACCTATCTTTTGAATGGAACAGATGTATCTGGAATTTCGGATAACGAACGGGCCCATATTCGAAACAAAGAAATCGGATTTGTCTTTCAGTCATTTAATTTGATGACTCGAATGAGTGTGCTGGAAAATGTCATGCTCCCTCTTGTCTACGCGAAGGTTCCAAGAAAAGAACGAAGTGAACGAGCGATTGAAGCCTTAGAAAAAGTGGGATTAGGTAATCGTATCAATCATCTCACAAATGAGATATCTGGTGGTCAAAAGCAACGTGTAGCGATTGCTAGAGCCATTGTAAATAATCCTTCAGTGTTGATGGCAGATGAGCCTACAGGCAATTTGGACTCTAAAACAACGGAAGACATTATGAGAATTTTTCAGGACCTGAATGATGAAGGTACAACGATTGTTATGGTTACTCACGAACCTGAAATGGCTGAGTATACTAAACGGACTATTCATTTCAGAGATGGTGTACTTCAAAAAAATGAATATCTGACGCCTAAACGTTTGAAACAAACGGAGGTGGATGAACATGTTCTTTAA
- a CDS encoding HlyD family efflux transporter periplasmic adaptor subunit, which produces MNWKKWLGAIVLIAVLGFIGFSIWNSSQDEQSLTVRTAEVGEDSVTEVVVSNGTIVPSETQEVLGQGIVSELNVAVGDTVEEDDTLLTYLDGTAYTANFDGTITEVNVSEEEPDNNVQQGQASIVLADLNNLEVMIQLSRSDANLVEVDQPVLLTYSNEEYQGTVSRIDPVAKQEQSQVGSTTSLGAVVTFDDQPEGLIAGFEIDADITVASADQSLIVPIEALNYDENNQPFVYTVVDQTAQRVEIETGIQSNTTIEVTNGLSEGDQVILSPGDDVTQDAQVELED; this is translated from the coding sequence ATGAATTGGAAAAAATGGTTAGGTGCTATCGTATTGATAGCTGTTTTAGGGTTTATTGGATTTAGTATTTGGAATAGCTCACAAGATGAGCAATCCCTTACCGTGAGAACAGCGGAAGTCGGAGAAGATTCGGTCACAGAAGTTGTCGTTTCAAATGGAACAATTGTCCCTTCTGAAACTCAGGAAGTTTTAGGTCAAGGAATCGTTTCTGAGCTAAACGTAGCTGTTGGAGATACTGTTGAAGAAGATGACACGTTACTCACTTATCTAGACGGTACTGCTTATACTGCAAACTTCGATGGAACGATTACTGAAGTGAATGTTTCTGAAGAGGAACCCGACAATAATGTACAACAAGGACAAGCTTCTATCGTTTTAGCCGACTTAAATAATCTAGAAGTTATGATTCAGTTATCTCGCTCAGATGCTAACTTAGTAGAAGTTGATCAACCAGTATTGTTGACTTATTCAAATGAAGAATATCAAGGAACGGTCTCACGCATTGATCCTGTTGCAAAACAAGAACAATCTCAAGTTGGCTCTACTACATCGCTTGGTGCAGTGGTAACGTTTGATGACCAGCCTGAAGGATTGATTGCTGGATTTGAAATTGATGCTGATATTACGGTTGCTTCTGCTGACCAATCTTTAATTGTTCCTATTGAGGCTTTGAACTATGATGAAAACAATCAACCTTTCGTCTATACAGTTGTAGATCAGACAGCTCAAAGAGTCGAAATTGAGACGGGTATTCAATCAAATACCACTATTGAAGTAACGAATGGATTATCTGAAGGAGATCAAGTCATTTTATCTCCAGGAGACGACGTTACTCAAGACGCGCAAGTAGAACTAGAAGATTAA
- a CDS encoding metallophosphoesterase family protein → MKDKLFIIGDIHGQITMFNQLLEHWNKEEEQLVLVGDLGDRGENPKACFEKVRELIEKEHAICLRGNHEEMLLNFMKNPNEFSSNYAMNGGMVTIASFLQTELKGKEPSELAISLQKKAPWLKSFIETLPLKFEWESFLIVHAGINLTIRNWRNTSNRDMVWIREGFYDQPNKTGKTIIFGHTVTAMLNEDPTDTSIWKTDDGKIGIDGGAVYGGSLHGIVIDKEGIINQYSIENKGYAYSDHLRKE, encoded by the coding sequence GTGAAAGATAAATTATTTATAATCGGAGATATTCATGGTCAAATCACCATGTTTAACCAACTTTTAGAGCACTGGAACAAAGAAGAAGAACAGCTCGTACTAGTTGGAGACTTGGGGGACAGAGGCGAAAATCCAAAAGCTTGTTTTGAAAAAGTCAGAGAACTGATAGAAAAAGAGCACGCCATTTGTCTAAGAGGAAATCATGAAGAGATGCTTCTGAATTTTATGAAAAACCCGAATGAATTCAGTTCTAATTATGCGATGAATGGAGGAATGGTGACGATAGCTTCTTTTTTGCAGACAGAATTAAAAGGGAAAGAGCCTTCTGAATTAGCCATTAGTCTTCAAAAAAAAGCGCCATGGTTGAAATCATTTATTGAAACCTTGCCTCTTAAATTTGAATGGGAAAGCTTTCTCATCGTACATGCTGGGATTAATTTGACGATTCGTAACTGGAGAAATACGAGCAACCGAGATATGGTGTGGATTCGAGAAGGTTTTTACGATCAGCCAAATAAGACAGGGAAGACAATAATATTTGGGCATACGGTCACAGCCATGTTAAATGAAGATCCAACAGATACTTCAATATGGAAAACAGATGATGGGAAAATCGGTATTGATGGAGGAGCTGTATATGGCGGTAGCCTTCATGGTATTGTGATTGACAAGGAAGGTATAATCAATCAATATAGTATTGAAAACAAAGGGTATGCGTACAGCGACCATTTGCGAAAGGAATAA
- a CDS encoding metallophosphoesterase codes for MKIGMISDLHIDINEKALQASETAESLVTQMILDQKLDILLIAGDISNHYEKSQKFLEDIQETTNVQVFFTPGNHDYWSKEHEVKDTNQIDAFFTSKKESLVGNPKILNDEWAIVGSPGWYDYGYGDHQKYSIEQFDKKKYKFASWNDRHYVDWVMDDQSVSKRMLDQLTSDMESVGKRKIILMTHVATHSEFVVPLPNRIYDYANGFLGAKSYESLYTKYPQIKYSLMGHVHFRKTYRDTDRTYISACIGNKRHWSNKNFKAQLEKTLVVIDL; via the coding sequence ATGAAAATCGGTATGATATCGGATCTGCATATAGATATCAATGAAAAGGCACTACAAGCAAGTGAAACTGCAGAATCTCTAGTAACGCAAATGATTTTAGATCAGAAACTGGATATCTTATTGATTGCAGGAGATATTTCCAATCATTACGAAAAAAGCCAGAAATTTCTGGAAGACATACAAGAGACCACGAACGTTCAAGTGTTTTTTACACCAGGGAATCATGATTACTGGTCAAAAGAACATGAAGTGAAAGATACGAACCAAATTGATGCTTTTTTCACTTCAAAAAAAGAGTCTCTGGTAGGAAATCCTAAAATCCTTAATGATGAGTGGGCCATTGTAGGATCTCCAGGTTGGTATGATTATGGATATGGAGATCATCAAAAATATTCAATTGAGCAATTTGACAAGAAAAAATATAAATTTGCTTCCTGGAATGATCGGCATTACGTAGACTGGGTAATGGACGATCAGAGTGTCAGTAAGAGGATGCTGGATCAACTAACAAGCGATATGGAATCCGTTGGTAAGCGGAAAATCATTTTGATGACGCATGTAGCGACACATTCAGAATTTGTTGTCCCCTTACCGAATCGAATATATGATTATGCGAATGGATTTTTAGGAGCCAAGTCGTATGAGTCACTGTACACAAAGTATCCTCAGATTAAATACAGTTTGATGGGGCATGTTCATTTTAGGAAAACTTATCGAGATACTGACCGGACTTATATTTCTGCGTGTATAGGTAATAAGAGACATTGGAGCAACAAGAATTTCAAAGCACAACTAGAAAAAACACTGGTCGTAATCGATCTATAA
- a CDS encoding SprT family protein, with protein MDQVKLQAFVEELSLNVFSKPFRHKATFNKRLKTTGGRYFLKTHNLDFNPLVLEVLGMDIFEGVVKHELCHYHLHLEGKGHRHQDADFKALLKEVAGLRFTPALKERKVFEQLWKYQCSGCGQLYYRKRRINTERYVCSNCRGRLELLGKDTLHNKS; from the coding sequence ATGGATCAGGTTAAGTTGCAGGCATTTGTCGAAGAACTATCACTCAATGTTTTTTCAAAGCCCTTTAGACATAAAGCCACCTTCAACAAACGGTTGAAGACAACCGGAGGCAGATACTTTCTCAAAACGCATAACTTAGATTTTAACCCACTCGTTTTAGAAGTATTGGGGATGGATATTTTTGAAGGGGTCGTCAAGCATGAACTGTGTCACTACCACTTACATTTAGAAGGAAAAGGTCATCGGCATCAAGATGCTGATTTCAAAGCGTTATTAAAAGAAGTAGCTGGGCTAAGGTTCACACCAGCCTTAAAGGAAAGAAAAGTTTTCGAGCAGTTGTGGAAATATCAGTGCTCCGGTTGTGGACAGCTATATTACCGTAAAAGAAGGATAAATACAGAAAGATATGTCTGTTCTAATTGCAGAGGAAGGCTCGAACTACTAGGAAAAGACACACTTCATAATAAATCATGA
- a CDS encoding iron chaperone encodes MKEFEEYLESIDDIEQRDRMTEILNRIHSAFPDLVPRIAWNQPNFTDHGTFIIGFSVAKHHISIAPEKKALRQFESEINETDYATTKELIKIKSTQKVDFDLIEKIVQFNIEDKKDCQTYWRK; translated from the coding sequence ATGAAAGAGTTTGAAGAATATCTTGAATCTATTGATGATATAGAACAGCGAGATAGGATGACGGAAATTTTAAATAGGATACACAGTGCTTTTCCAGATCTAGTTCCACGAATCGCTTGGAATCAGCCAAATTTTACGGACCATGGGACCTTTATTATCGGATTCAGTGTAGCAAAACATCATATCTCTATCGCTCCTGAAAAAAAAGCTCTTCGTCAGTTCGAATCTGAAATCAATGAAACAGATTACGCAACGACAAAAGAACTTATCAAGATCAAAAGTACTCAGAAAGTGGATTTTGATTTGATTGAAAAAATTGTTCAGTTCAATATTGAAGATAAAAAAGATTGCCAGACTTACTGGAGAAAATAA
- a CDS encoding VOC family protein, with product MLERIHHTAIIASNYEESKKFYTEVLELEIIHELYREERDSYKLDLAIGDAQIELFSFPTPPKRPSTPEAQGLRHLCFEVNDIENAVRWLEHKGVEVEPIRVDPVTDKRFTFFKDPDQLPLELYEK from the coding sequence ATGTTAGAACGTATTCACCATACTGCTATTATCGCTTCTAATTATGAAGAATCTAAGAAATTTTATACAGAAGTTCTTGAACTTGAAATCATTCATGAACTTTACCGAGAAGAACGAGATTCCTATAAATTGGATCTTGCGATCGGAGACGCTCAGATAGAACTATTTTCCTTTCCAACCCCTCCTAAAAGACCGAGTACACCGGAGGCACAAGGGTTAAGACACCTGTGTTTTGAGGTCAATGATATTGAGAATGCTGTCCGCTGGCTGGAACATAAAGGCGTTGAAGTGGAACCTATTAGAGTAGATCCAGTTACAGATAAACGATTTACATTTTTCAAAGACCCTGATCAGTTACCGCTAGAGTTATACGAAAAGTAA
- a CDS encoding VOC family protein, giving the protein MAKKALHTCVRVKDLDKSVDFYTNVLGMEITKKLDYPDDKFTLVYLALPGDAYEVELTYNYDQEQPYEIGNGYGHIAISVDDLQATHEEYSKTDYEVTGLKGLSDGAANYFFIKDPDGYKIEVIQDK; this is encoded by the coding sequence ATGGCTAAAAAAGCATTGCATACGTGTGTCAGAGTCAAGGATCTTGATAAATCAGTCGATTTTTATACAAATGTACTAGGAATGGAAATCACTAAAAAGTTAGATTATCCAGACGATAAATTCACATTGGTTTATCTTGCACTACCTGGGGACGCTTACGAAGTAGAACTAACATATAACTATGATCAAGAACAACCTTATGAAATTGGAAATGGTTATGGTCATATAGCCATTAGTGTGGATGATTTACAAGCTACACATGAAGAATATAGTAAAACAGATTACGAAGTAACTGGACTTAAAGGATTATCTGACGGAGCAGCTAACTACTTCTTTATCAAAGATCCAGATGGTTACAAAATTGAAGTTATTCAAGATAAATAA
- the ggt gene encoding gamma-glutamyltransferase, which translates to MTIPEFDAGVFNYASRRELVYGKKGMVATSHPLASQAGLEILKKGGNAIDAVIAAAAALTVVEPGSNGIGGDSFSILWKDGELHGLNASGHSPKQLTRDNLIEKGHQEIPTHGIDPITVPGVPAGWVELNKKHGKLPLKEILEPAAKIAEEGFPVSNVVSNAWKRTFNILKKKLEQFPELETWFETFAPEGHPIEPGEIWASKGHARTLRLIGETDGEAFYNGEIAEAIDRTSEKYQGLIRKEDLKEYKPEWIAPISTNYKGYDIWEMPPNGQGIIALMALSILENLELKGKDDPETIHKQIEAVKLAFSDGQATITDLKHMNETVDKLLSKDYAKSRAALVQKEALDPKPGIRDYSGTVYLAAADEEGNMISYIQSNYMGFGSGVVVPEYGLSLQNRGCGFTMEEGHPNIVGPNKKPFHTIIPGFITKGDQPVGPFGIMGGQMQPQAHLQVISSMIDFHLNPQNALDAPRWHWDEGKKVSIEPEMPLSVIEDLIKRGHEVTIVPGKGLFGRGEVILRNQNGVLIGGTEPRADGYIATW; encoded by the coding sequence ATGACGATTCCAGAATTTGATGCAGGCGTATTTAATTATGCGTCTAGAAGAGAACTTGTATACGGGAAAAAAGGGATGGTGGCTACTTCACATCCGTTAGCTTCTCAAGCTGGTCTAGAAATCTTAAAAAAAGGAGGAAATGCGATCGATGCGGTAATCGCAGCCGCTGCAGCGTTAACAGTAGTAGAACCAGGATCGAATGGTATAGGGGGAGATAGCTTTTCGATCTTGTGGAAAGATGGAGAACTGCACGGATTAAATGCCAGCGGACACTCTCCCAAACAACTAACAAGAGACAATCTGATAGAAAAAGGGCATCAGGAGATTCCTACACATGGAATCGATCCAATCACCGTACCAGGAGTACCAGCAGGATGGGTAGAATTAAACAAGAAACACGGAAAGTTGCCTTTGAAAGAAATCCTAGAACCTGCCGCTAAGATTGCAGAAGAGGGATTTCCTGTTTCAAATGTTGTTTCAAATGCGTGGAAAAGGACCTTTAACATTTTAAAGAAAAAACTGGAACAATTTCCAGAATTAGAGACTTGGTTTGAAACGTTTGCTCCCGAAGGTCATCCGATTGAGCCAGGAGAAATCTGGGCGTCTAAAGGGCATGCTAGAACATTGCGATTGATTGGAGAAACAGATGGAGAAGCTTTCTATAATGGGGAAATAGCAGAAGCAATCGATCGTACTTCAGAAAAATATCAGGGATTGATCAGAAAAGAAGATTTAAAGGAGTATAAACCCGAATGGATAGCGCCTATTTCAACAAATTATAAAGGGTACGATATCTGGGAAATGCCACCAAACGGACAAGGAATCATTGCCTTAATGGCCTTATCCATACTAGAAAACCTTGAATTGAAAGGAAAAGATGATCCTGAAACGATTCATAAACAAATCGAAGCTGTAAAACTGGCATTCAGTGATGGTCAGGCGACCATAACGGACTTAAAGCATATGAATGAGACCGTTGATAAATTGTTGTCTAAAGACTACGCTAAGTCAAGAGCTGCATTGGTACAAAAAGAAGCGCTAGATCCAAAACCGGGTATTCGCGATTATTCAGGAACTGTCTATCTAGCGGCAGCGGATGAAGAAGGCAATATGATTTCTTATATTCAAAGTAATTATATGGGGTTTGGCTCCGGTGTTGTAGTGCCAGAATATGGCTTGAGTCTGCAAAATAGAGGGTGTGGATTTACAATGGAAGAAGGACATCCAAACATTGTCGGTCCAAACAAGAAACCTTTCCACACGATTATCCCCGGTTTTATTACAAAAGGAGATCAGCCAGTCGGACCGTTTGGGATTATGGGAGGACAAATGCAGCCACAAGCTCATCTACAAGTCATCAGCTCAATGATAGATTTTCATCTGAATCCGCAAAATGCACTTGATGCCCCAAGGTGGCACTGGGATGAAGGGAAAAAAGTCTCGATTGAACCAGAAATGCCGTTAAGCGTTATTGAAGATTTAATCAAAAGAGGACACGAAGTTACGATCGTACCTGGAAAAGGTTTGTTTGGTAGAGGCGAAGTGATTTTAAGAAATCAAAACGGTGTGCTGATTGGTGGAACAGAGCCAAGAGCTGATGGATACATTGCAACTTGGTAA
- a CDS encoding ROK family protein: MSLLAFDIGGTSVKYAIWDEDRLKEKGSFLTPESWEELKSQLLHVKEKFEINYILSGVAFSAPGAINQIERQIEGVSEVPYIHFFPIYDELEKVFGLPVSFENDANSAGLAEIWRGAATDKSNVLFVVLGTGIGGAIIVDGEIQHGHHQLGGEFGFMLLDGERTFSELGTAVAMARRYAKRMNIPTNKVSGEEVFQLAEKGDTIAQEEVQKFFHYLVRGLYNLAYSFDPEVLLLGGGVSNKPDLIEKINEEMDALFSRLRVPPYRPVVELCHFKNDANLIGAIYNFMQKHEMID; the protein is encoded by the coding sequence ATGAGCTTACTGGCTTTCGATATAGGCGGAACCTCAGTTAAGTACGCTATTTGGGATGAGGATCGTTTGAAAGAGAAAGGAAGCTTTTTGACCCCTGAAAGTTGGGAAGAGTTAAAAAGTCAATTACTTCACGTAAAGGAAAAGTTTGAAATAAACTATATTCTATCAGGTGTTGCTTTTTCAGCACCTGGAGCCATCAATCAAATAGAAAGACAGATTGAAGGTGTAAGTGAAGTGCCTTATATCCATTTTTTTCCAATTTATGATGAGTTGGAAAAAGTGTTTGGCTTACCTGTTTCTTTTGAAAATGATGCGAATAGTGCAGGTTTAGCAGAAATTTGGAGAGGTGCTGCTACGGATAAAAGCAATGTACTCTTTGTCGTGTTGGGCACCGGCATAGGAGGAGCGATCATTGTAGATGGTGAAATCCAGCACGGACACCATCAGCTAGGCGGAGAGTTTGGATTTATGCTGTTGGATGGAGAGAGAACATTCAGTGAGCTTGGGACAGCCGTTGCAATGGCTAGAAGATATGCTAAGCGGATGAATATCCCGACGAACAAAGTAAGTGGGGAAGAAGTCTTTCAGTTAGCAGAAAAAGGAGATACTATCGCTCAAGAAGAAGTCCAGAAATTTTTTCATTACTTGGTTAGAGGATTATATAATTTAGCTTATTCCTTTGATCCAGAAGTTTTATTATTAGGCGGGGGTGTATCCAACAAACCGGATCTTATTGAAAAAATCAATGAAGAAATGGATGCTCTATTTTCAAGGTTGAGAGTACCACCTTACAGACCAGTAGTTGAATTGTGTCACTTTAAGAATGATGCGAATCTGATTGGTGCTATCTATAATTTTATGCAAAAACATGAAATGATAGACTGA